ACACCCCTCAGCGCACATAGTTCCAACAGACGTAACAAAGCCCGACGACGTCCAACGGCTCTTCCGAACCGTCCGCAACAAGGCTGGCCTGCTCAATGTCCTCTTCAACAACGCCGGCACGTTTGGACCCACCGGAGCCATCGACGAAATTTCTCCACGTGAGTGGGAAGACACCGTCGCCGTCAACCTTACCGGCTCCATGCTCTGCGCGGCCGCTGCCTTTCGGCTCATGAAGAGCCAAGAACCTCAGGGCGGCAGGATCATCAATAACGGATCCATCTCCGCCCACTCCCCCAGGCCACTATCCGTCGCCTACACCACCACCAAGCACGCCATCACCGGGCTCACAAAATCTATTGAACTCGACGGCCGAGCCTTTGGCATCACCTGCGGACAGATCGACATCGGCAACGCCGCCACGGACATGATGAGCAACATTGGCTCGGGCTCCGGGGCGCTACAAGCCGATGGATCACGACGCACGGAACCGACATTCCCAGTTGAAGAAGCAGCGAACGCCGTCGTCTACATGGCAGGCCTCCCGACGTCGGCCTCTGTGGGGTCCCTGCTCATCACTGCCGCCGGCATGCCCTTCTGGGGACGCGGATAGCCGGGGACATGCGAAAATATGGCCATGGCCCAGCGCATCCCCACCACCACGGCAGCCCTTAACGTCAGCGACCGGCAACAATTGGCGCGGGCGCTCAAGGAGAACGACGACGTCACTATCTTCGTCAACGGCACGGCCGTAAAACTTCCCCCCACAGGGACCGCCGCCGTCGTCGACCTCATCAAGCGGCTGACTAAAGGCGACGCCGTCATGGTGTCCTCCGTGACGGAGATGTTGACCACTTCCCAGGCAGCCGAAGCCGCTGGCATCTCGCACACATACCTCCGAAATCTGACTAACGCCGGCGTCATTCCCGTTGAATATCGGGGGACGCATCGCCGGATCAGACTGACGGACATCACCAGCTGGCTCGATGAACAAAAAAGCGCAGACCATCACAACAGCGAAACCGCGCAGTAGGCTTAAAGGATGAATAAGACAGTCTGGATCCGGGTCCTTGTGCGCTCGGCTATCGGGCTGCTCACCGGCTATCTGGCCTACGTGGCCGCCGTCGCCATGGATCGCTCCGGAATGGCAGCCATCCTCATGGGAGTGGTTGTGGGAGTTGCCGTCACGCTTCTACTGGAAACCTGGCAAACAGACCGCCGGGCCAAAGCCCGCAAACGGAACACCGAGCCCCAGGCGAACGACCCGAAGCCTTAGATCCGGGGACGTTCAGCCCAGCGCGCCGTCTTCAGCGCCACGTGCAGTTCAAGCCGTGCGACACCGACCATCGGGTCCGCTCCGATGATCGAACGAACCCTAGCCAACCGGTTGTACAGCGTGCTCCGGTGCAGATGCAGCACGTCGGCAACATCCTGGACGGAACCACTGTGGTCATACAGCAGCTCCAGCAGCGGCCTCAGCTCGCGAGCCGGATCCCCCGCACTCAGCTCGCGAAACCGGGTTGAGCGAGGACCCGAAGGGCCAGCAGCCTCAGCGGCAAAATGCTGGTAAACACCTAGGTTGCAGTATTCCGACACCCGGGCAAGCTGGGGGTCTACGGCGGCGGCCTGTACAGCTTGTCTTGCCTGCCGACATGCATCAGGCAGCCCGCCAACGTCGTTGAAGGGTTCACTGAGACCGAGGATGACAGGGGCCGCCTTTCGTCCGGACCGCTTATCCAGCTCCTCTCGGTAACCACGCTGGACGCGGATGAACTCCTGCTCTGCCACGAGGCCTCGAAAAAGGACGACGGCATGCGTCTCACGTCCTGCGCTGAACGACGCAGCATCGTGGCCGACCGTTGCGTGCAGAGCGGCCGTTCGATGCGCCAGGAGACTAGCCTGCGGATCTTCGGTAGGCTCCATCCCCTGCTCATATTCCAAGAGAACGCCAAGGCGCCACGGACCGCGGTGCTGCACCACCGGCCAGTGAGCCACCTCCTGCTGGGCCTCCTCATTTCCCGAACACGCTGCCAGGAACCCGGACTCCAACTGTCGTCGCTGTTCCGAGGCCGCCGTATTCGAATCAAGGAGTAGCTCGACCAGC
This region of Arthrobacter roseus genomic DNA includes:
- a CDS encoding SDR family oxidoreductase codes for the protein MTQHSPQRTAVVTGAGSGIGRAVTRSFLDAGYTVFLAGRRRGPLEESAQRHPSAHIVPTDVTKPDDVQRLFRTVRNKAGLLNVLFNNAGTFGPTGAIDEISPREWEDTVAVNLTGSMLCAAAAFRLMKSQEPQGGRIINNGSISAHSPRPLSVAYTTTKHAITGLTKSIELDGRAFGITCGQIDIGNAATDMMSNIGSGSGALQADGSRRTEPTFPVEEAANAVVYMAGLPTSASVGSLLITAAGMPFWGRG
- a CDS encoding helix-turn-helix domain-containing protein yields the protein MAQRIPTTTAALNVSDRQQLARALKENDDVTIFVNGTAVKLPPTGTAAVVDLIKRLTKGDAVMVSSVTEMLTTSQAAEAAGISHTYLRNLTNAGVIPVEYRGTHRRIRLTDITSWLDEQKSADHHNSETAQ
- a CDS encoding helix-turn-helix domain-containing protein; the protein is MKSLEVDQCVERIAEGLDRGLSLEDLDGVLLSYGSHRNAADKVRVNFLLSKRVPEDVGRWQLQHGISTAVRPVVVPANEELGMLGRVCVPLLVRGFRVGYLWVQQDPEELAAAAILERLPAVRGELDLLVELLLDSNTAASEQRRQLESGFLAACSGNEEAQQEVAHWPVVQHRGPWRLGVLLEYEQGMEPTEDPQASLLAHRTAALHATVGHDAASFSAGRETHAVVLFRGLVAEQEFIRVQRGYREELDKRSGRKAAPVILGLSEPFNDVGGLPDACRQARQAVQAAAVDPQLARVSEYCNLGVYQHFAAEAAGPSGPRSTRFRELSAGDPARELRPLLELLYDHSGSVQDVADVLHLHRSTLYNRLARVRSIIGADPMVGVARLELHVALKTARWAERPRI